The following proteins are co-located in the Candidatus Nitrotoga sp. AM1P genome:
- a CDS encoding PepSY-associated TM helix domain-containing protein, with protein sequence MTTIVQLNTSHNVRAANGADNVLVDSKDRDLRSRRAIFLKWLRKTHGWIGLWGAAIGLLFGVTGILLNHRTVLKIPAAQVQETTLQIPLPTPAPTNSKAMASWLQQELMVDRPASRERSEPSKPVAWGDKTLKQPAHWTVTFSSPQGNLQAEYWVGNTFVTVKRSDQNVFGTLNNLHKGNNVGIPWVLLADTLAGSIILLSLTGVVLWTQLNRRRMIGFGIGLTSLTLLIGFAMRELM encoded by the coding sequence ATGACGACAATTGTTCAACTCAATACTTCTCACAATGTCCGCGCAGCGAATGGCGCTGATAATGTCCTGGTTGATTCAAAAGACCGTGATCTTCGTTCACGGCGTGCCATTTTTTTAAAATGGCTGCGCAAGACCCATGGCTGGATCGGGCTTTGGGGCGCGGCCATAGGCTTGCTCTTTGGAGTGACCGGAATTTTGCTGAATCACCGCACCGTGCTGAAAATACCGGCTGCGCAAGTTCAAGAAACGACACTGCAAATTCCGTTACCGACCCCTGCACCGACCAATTCGAAAGCAATGGCAAGCTGGTTGCAACAAGAATTGATGGTTGATCGGCCTGCCTCGCGCGAGCGCAGTGAACCGTCCAAGCCTGTGGCATGGGGTGATAAGACCCTGAAACAGCCGGCGCACTGGACGGTTACATTCAGTTCGCCGCAAGGCAACCTGCAAGCGGAATATTGGGTCGGTAATACCTTCGTCACCGTCAAGCGTAGCGATCAAAATGTATTTGGTACGTTGAACAATCTGCACAAAGGCAACAATGTGGGCATACCTTGGGTTCTTCTCGCAGATACTTTGGCGGGAAGCATTATCCTGCTGTCATTAACGGGCGTCGTACTTTGGACACAGCTTAATCGCCGCCGCATGATTGGTTTCGGCATAGGCTTAACATCGCTCACTTTGTTGATCGGTTTTGCCATGCGGGAGTTGATGTAA
- the cobA gene encoding uroporphyrinogen-III C-methyltransferase — MKNAQVYLIGAGPGSLELLTLGAVRAIGLADAILIDDLVNPDVLEFAQGNAQVIHVGKRGGCSSTPQIFIHKQMISLARAGKVVARIKGGDPFMFGRGGEELQALRQAGISVSVISGITSGMAVTASLNIPLTHRNCTHGVTFVTGHTQGAEEPNWQALAATGTTLVIYMGMSNLGYIVQQLITNGLPADIPAAAIQNGTLPNQRQVVTTLGKLESLVIAEKMVSPAIVVIGEVVRFAEMTEQISQQLAA; from the coding sequence ATGAAAAATGCACAGGTATATTTGATAGGGGCAGGGCCAGGTAGTTTGGAACTATTGACTCTTGGTGCAGTACGAGCCATTGGACTGGCGGATGCTATTTTGATTGATGACTTAGTGAATCCTGATGTTCTGGAATTTGCCCAAGGCAACGCGCAGGTTATTCACGTGGGCAAACGTGGAGGATGTAGTTCTACGCCACAAATATTTATTCACAAGCAGATGATTTCACTGGCGCGTGCAGGCAAGGTAGTAGCGCGCATCAAGGGCGGTGATCCGTTTATGTTCGGGCGTGGGGGTGAGGAACTACAAGCTTTGCGGCAAGCTGGTATTTCGGTATCCGTGATCAGCGGCATTACTTCCGGCATGGCAGTTACGGCTTCTTTGAATATTCCGCTTACGCATAGAAACTGCACGCATGGCGTAACGTTTGTTACGGGCCATACGCAAGGAGCAGAGGAACCGAATTGGCAGGCATTGGCGGCGACGGGCACCACTCTGGTTATTTATATGGGCATGTCTAATTTAGGGTACATCGTGCAGCAATTGATAACGAATGGGTTACCGGCAGATATTCCCGCTGCCGCAATTCAGAACGGTACGCTGCCTAATCAGCGGCAGGTAGTGACTACGCTGGGAAAACTTGAATCCTTGGTAATTGCTGAAAAAATGGTTAGCCCAGCGATCGTGGTTATTGGCGAAGTAGTGCGATTTGCCGAAATGACGGAACAAATTTCGCAGCAATTGGCCGCATAA
- the nirB gene encoding nitrite reductase large subunit NirB: protein MKKMKLVMVGNGMAGVRTLEELLKLTPDLYDITVFGAEPYPNYNRIMLSPVLAGEQGIQDIILNDIDWYKQNNITLHLNKKVAHIARKNKVVVAEDGTEAEYDRLLLATGSSSFILPVPGKELAGVVGYRDIQDTNVMIAAAEKYKHAVVIGGGLLGLEAANGLALRGMDVTVVHLMPWLMERQLDDNSAQMLQSALQAKGLKFMLEQQTQELVSDGQGRVKSIRFKDGSEIPADLVVMAVGIRPNVALAEAAGIYCNRGIVVSDTMQTYDPSIYAVGECVSHRGTAYGLVAPLFDMAKVCANHLARMGIAYYQGSVTSTKLKVTGVDLFSAGNFTGGNETNQIVMHDVTGGKYKKLVLNNNTLIGAVMYGDTKDSSWYFQMIRDGKNVAEIRDQLIFGQSHLGNAGSQGQNLAATMTNAMEVCGCNGVCKGTIVKAIKEKGLFTLEDVRKHTKASASCGSCTGLVEQILASTVGGAYAPPATTVKPLCDCTSHSHEEVRKAIREEKLISISQTMAFLNWNTTNGCAKCRPALNFYLLCAWPHEAKDDPQSRFINERANANIQKDGTFSVVPRMYGGITTPQQLRRIADVAEKYNIPTVKVTGGQRIDLLGVKKTDLPKVWADLDMPSGYAYAKALRTVKTCVGSEWCRFGVQDSTQMGIDIERAFDHMWMPHKFKVAVSGCPRNCAESGIKDVGIIGVESGWEIYVAGNGGIKTVVAQFLVKVKTHDEVMEYTGAFAQLYREEAHYLDRTVHYVERVGLDHVKKHVVENAATRKALYARLLYALQGATNPWSKENINAREFESLAI, encoded by the coding sequence ATGAAAAAAATGAAGCTGGTTATGGTGGGTAATGGAATGGCGGGCGTACGGACTTTGGAAGAGTTATTGAAACTGACGCCCGATTTATATGATATTACCGTATTTGGTGCCGAGCCCTATCCTAATTACAACCGCATCATGTTGTCCCCGGTATTGGCAGGTGAACAAGGCATCCAGGACATTATTCTGAATGACATTGACTGGTATAAACAAAACAATATCACCTTGCACCTGAACAAGAAGGTCGCGCATATCGCCAGAAAAAATAAGGTAGTGGTGGCAGAGGATGGCACGGAAGCCGAATACGATAGATTGTTGCTGGCGACGGGTTCCAGTTCCTTCATCTTGCCAGTTCCTGGCAAGGAATTGGCGGGTGTGGTTGGTTACCGCGATATTCAAGATACCAACGTGATGATAGCCGCAGCGGAAAAATATAAGCATGCGGTGGTTATCGGCGGCGGCCTGCTCGGGCTGGAAGCCGCCAATGGTTTGGCGCTTAGAGGTATGGATGTCACCGTGGTGCATCTCATGCCGTGGCTGATGGAACGCCAACTGGATGACAATTCAGCCCAAATGCTGCAATCCGCTTTGCAAGCCAAGGGGTTGAAATTTATGTTGGAGCAGCAAACGCAAGAGTTGGTCAGCGATGGCCAGGGCCGCGTAAAGTCGATTCGCTTCAAGGATGGCAGTGAGATTCCTGCTGACCTGGTGGTGATGGCGGTTGGCATTCGCCCGAATGTTGCGCTGGCAGAAGCCGCTGGGATTTATTGTAATCGCGGTATTGTGGTGAGCGATACCATGCAAACCTATGACCCCAGTATCTACGCTGTGGGTGAGTGCGTTTCACATCGCGGCACTGCTTACGGTTTGGTCGCCCCGTTATTCGACATGGCAAAAGTTTGCGCCAATCATCTGGCGCGCATGGGAATCGCATACTACCAAGGCTCGGTTACCTCCACTAAGCTCAAAGTCACCGGAGTAGATTTGTTTTCGGCCGGGAATTTTACTGGAGGCAATGAAACGAATCAGATTGTGATGCACGATGTCACCGGCGGGAAGTACAAGAAATTGGTACTGAACAACAATACGCTGATTGGCGCAGTGATGTATGGCGATACCAAGGATAGCTCGTGGTATTTCCAGATGATACGAGATGGCAAAAATGTCGCTGAAATCCGTGACCAATTAATATTCGGCCAATCCCATCTGGGTAATGCCGGCTCTCAAGGACAAAACCTTGCGGCCACCATGACAAACGCGATGGAAGTCTGCGGCTGTAATGGAGTATGCAAAGGGACTATCGTCAAGGCAATCAAGGAAAAAGGACTATTTACGCTGGAGGATGTACGTAAGCACACCAAGGCTTCTGCTTCCTGTGGTTCATGTACTGGATTGGTCGAACAAATTCTCGCTTCCACCGTCGGGGGGGCTTATGCACCACCGGCTACGACCGTGAAGCCTTTATGTGACTGCACTTCTCACAGTCATGAAGAAGTGCGCAAAGCAATCCGCGAGGAAAAGTTGATTTCGATCTCGCAAACTATGGCATTCCTTAATTGGAACACCACAAATGGATGTGCCAAGTGTAGGCCGGCATTGAACTTTTACCTGCTATGCGCTTGGCCGCATGAAGCAAAGGACGATCCACAATCACGCTTCATCAATGAGCGCGCCAACGCCAACATACAAAAAGATGGCACATTCTCGGTAGTGCCGCGTATGTACGGCGGCATAACCACTCCGCAGCAACTGCGCCGCATTGCTGATGTTGCAGAAAAATACAACATTCCGACGGTTAAGGTGACAGGCGGACAACGTATAGATTTGCTCGGCGTAAAAAAAACAGACTTGCCGAAGGTGTGGGCAGATCTGGACATGCCATCAGGCTACGCCTATGCAAAAGCCTTGCGCACGGTCAAAACCTGTGTGGGCAGCGAGTGGTGTCGTTTTGGTGTGCAAGACTCGACGCAGATGGGTATCGACATCGAGCGCGCATTTGACCATATGTGGATGCCGCACAAATTTAAGGTTGCCGTCTCTGGTTGCCCGCGTAACTGTGCTGAATCAGGTATTAAAGATGTGGGGATAATCGGCGTGGAATCAGGTTGGGAAATCTATGTGGCGGGTAACGGCGGTATCAAGACCGTGGTCGCGCAATTTCTGGTGAAGGTAAAGACTCACGATGAAGTGATGGAGTATACCGGCGCATTCGCCCAGCTTTATCGCGAAGAAGCACACTACCTGGATCGCACAGTACATTACGTCGAACGGGTAGGTCTGGACCATGTCAAGAAACACGTCGTAGAGAATGCAGCCACTCGTAAAGCGCTATATGCAAGATTGCTCTATGCGTTACAGGGTGCAACAAACCCATGGTCTAAAGAAAATATCAATGCGCGTGAATTCGAATCGCTGGCAATTTAA
- the nirD gene encoding nitrite reductase small subunit NirD, with translation MNTWHEVTTLEEIPPLGARVVTTKQGDIALFRTAEGEVFALLDRCPHKGGHLSQGIVFGKKVACPLHNWNICLDDGKAVAPDVGCTRSYPVKVENNVVYLSLA, from the coding sequence ATGAACACTTGGCATGAAGTCACAACCTTAGAAGAAATACCGCCTCTGGGCGCGCGCGTAGTTACGACAAAACAGGGGGACATCGCACTGTTCCGCACTGCTGAAGGAGAGGTATTTGCGTTGCTCGATCGGTGCCCGCATAAGGGCGGCCATCTATCACAAGGCATCGTATTCGGGAAGAAAGTTGCTTGTCCGCTGCATAACTGGAATATCTGCCTGGATGACGGCAAAGCAGTGGCGCCAGATGTAGGATGCACGCGCTCCTATCCGGTCAAGGTAGAAAATAATGTGGTGTATTTATCGCTTGCATAA
- a CDS encoding formate/nitrite transporter family protein, with protein MLLRGFLSGVLLGFATALAFRVSDGFTGGAAALVMGIIFPVGFVMIVLLGLELVTGSFALLPMSVADGKISGREMLRNWCWVFLGNLLGSLFFGGLLALALTGTSPAPGGRLAEKIIAVAQAKTLAYQHTGSIGWLAAFINGVLCNWMVTLGVVLGLISTSTIGKIIAPWLPIMTFFALGFEHCVVNMFVIPTAILLGADISVYQWWFWNQIPVTLGNLIGGSIFTGILLYVTYGRMNKHVRL; from the coding sequence ATGTTACTTCGGGGTTTTCTTTCCGGGGTGCTACTGGGTTTTGCGACTGCACTTGCGTTCAGGGTTTCAGATGGATTTACGGGAGGCGCGGCTGCACTGGTGATGGGGATCATTTTCCCTGTCGGCTTCGTGATGATCGTACTACTTGGATTGGAATTGGTTACAGGCAGCTTTGCGTTACTACCGATGAGTGTCGCTGATGGAAAAATAAGCGGCAGGGAAATGTTGCGAAATTGGTGCTGGGTTTTTCTAGGGAACTTGCTGGGTAGCCTGTTTTTTGGTGGGTTGCTGGCCTTGGCACTGACTGGAACTTCGCCTGCCCCGGGTGGCCGATTGGCAGAAAAAATTATTGCGGTTGCTCAGGCTAAAACGCTTGCTTACCAGCACACCGGTTCAATTGGATGGCTCGCTGCTTTTATCAATGGCGTCCTTTGTAATTGGATGGTGACTTTAGGCGTAGTGTTAGGTTTGATCTCTACTTCAACCATTGGAAAAATCATTGCTCCCTGGCTGCCGATCATGACATTTTTTGCACTAGGGTTTGAGCACTGTGTCGTCAATATGTTCGTAATCCCTACCGCAATATTATTGGGTGCCGACATCAGTGTTTATCAGTGGTGGTTCTGGAATCAAATTCCGGTCACGCTGGGAAATTTAATTGGAGGTTCGATTTTTACCGGCATACTGTTGTATGTCACTTATGGCAGAATGAATAAACATGTTCGACTGTAG
- the glnL gene encoding nitrogen regulation protein NR(II) — protein sequence MADNFLPTFEHLATAVILLDGESHIAYLNPAAENLFALSSKSLISHSVQHVFTHTEQLVTAMQHALTNNASYIEHDLMLGIPPHGKLHLRCTATPLQLNNYLLLEFHTIDRPLKLAREEQMLDQTQANRLLLRNLAHEIKNPLGGIRGAAQLLEHELEKPGLREYTQVVIQETDRLVSLMEKLLTPQHQPNFGTLNIHEVLERVRSLVLAEFPENLTIQRDYDISLPVLMGDKEQLIQVILNLVRNAVQAMQGQGNIVLRTRISRQVTLMKKRHRLAVMIQVIDDGPGIPLHLHDKIFYPLVSGRDNGHGLGLSLAQNFVSQHEGSIEFDSEPGRTCFTVMLPLK from the coding sequence ATGGCCGACAATTTTTTGCCTACCTTTGAACACCTCGCTACTGCCGTTATTTTACTGGATGGGGAGTCACATATCGCTTATCTCAATCCAGCTGCGGAGAACCTGTTTGCCTTAAGCAGCAAAAGTCTGATCAGTCATTCGGTGCAACATGTCTTCACTCACACCGAGCAACTTGTTACTGCAATGCAGCATGCACTAACCAATAACGCCAGCTATATTGAACATGATCTTATGTTGGGCATCCCTCCCCATGGCAAGCTGCATTTGCGCTGCACTGCCACGCCACTACAATTAAACAATTATCTGTTACTTGAGTTTCATACCATTGATCGTCCGCTAAAGTTAGCACGCGAAGAACAGATGCTAGACCAGACTCAAGCTAATCGCCTCCTGTTACGCAATCTGGCACACGAAATCAAGAATCCTTTGGGTGGCATACGAGGCGCTGCACAACTACTGGAACATGAATTGGAAAAACCCGGTCTGCGTGAATACACCCAGGTCGTCATTCAGGAAACCGACCGTTTGGTTTCACTGATGGAAAAGTTGCTTACCCCGCAACATCAGCCCAATTTTGGTACTCTCAATATTCATGAAGTACTTGAACGCGTGCGTAGCTTAGTTTTAGCTGAATTCCCAGAAAATTTGACTATCCAGCGCGATTACGACATTAGCCTGCCAGTGCTAATGGGCGACAAGGAGCAACTCATTCAGGTCATCCTGAATCTCGTACGTAATGCTGTGCAGGCCATGCAGGGGCAAGGTAATATTGTGCTACGCACACGCATCTCGCGCCAGGTAACGTTGATGAAGAAACGTCATCGCCTGGCGGTCATGATTCAGGTTATCGACGATGGTCCGGGCATCCCCCTACATTTGCACGACAAGATTTTTTATCCGCTGGTCTCTGGCCGTGATAATGGACATGGTTTAGGACTGAGCCTGGCGCAAAATTTTGTCAGCCAGCATGAAGGCAGTATCGAATTTGACAGTGAACCGGGACGTACCTGCTTCACTGTAATGCTGCCACTAAAATAA
- the ntrC gene encoding nitrogen regulation protein NR(I): protein MKPVWIIDDDRSIRWVLEKALVRSDINFTSFASADEASAALQHGTPQVVISDIRMPGSSGLDFLQKIRERIPSLPVIIMTAYSDLESAVSAFQGGAFEYLPKPFDVDQAVALIRRALEQSLRTDVPTEEQSAASAPDILGQAPAMQEVFRAIGRLAHSHATVIINGESGTGKELVAHALHRHSPRANEPFIAINTAAIPKDLLESELFGHERGAFTGAATTRRGRFEQAEGGTLFLDEIGDMPAELQTRLLRVLSDKNYYRVGGHQPIKTNVRIIAATHQNLDERVKEGLFREDLFHRLNVIRLRLPPLRERRVDIPLLAKYFLQKKAGELAVEQKTFSEDTLNYLATQNFPGNVRQLENLCHWLTVMTPSQQIEIADLPLELREAPAVTGAPPDDWRCELGLQVALALQRGDQNILSSLNQQFERTLITQALKHTDGRRIEAATLLGMGRNTMTRKIQEFGLDQ, encoded by the coding sequence ATGAAACCTGTTTGGATCATTGATGATGACCGCTCCATACGCTGGGTTCTGGAAAAAGCCTTGGTACGTTCGGACATCAACTTTACAAGTTTTGCTTCGGCCGATGAAGCATCAGCCGCGCTGCAGCACGGCACACCGCAGGTCGTCATCAGCGATATCCGCATGCCCGGCAGCTCCGGGCTGGATTTTTTGCAAAAAATACGAGAAAGGATTCCGAGTTTGCCAGTCATCATTATGACTGCTTATTCTGATCTGGAAAGCGCGGTGTCGGCATTTCAAGGTGGCGCTTTTGAGTATCTGCCCAAACCGTTTGACGTCGATCAGGCTGTCGCTCTAATACGCCGCGCGCTAGAACAAAGTTTGCGCACTGATGTGCCAACAGAAGAGCAATCAGCCGCATCTGCACCTGATATTCTGGGACAAGCACCCGCAATGCAGGAAGTGTTCCGCGCTATTGGACGGCTTGCACACTCCCATGCAACTGTGATTATCAACGGCGAATCCGGCACCGGCAAGGAGTTGGTAGCACACGCTCTGCACCGCCACAGTCCGCGCGCCAACGAGCCCTTCATCGCTATTAACACTGCGGCTATTCCGAAAGATTTGCTCGAATCCGAATTATTTGGCCATGAACGCGGTGCATTTACCGGTGCGGCCACGACCCGCCGCGGCCGTTTTGAGCAAGCCGAAGGTGGCACACTGTTTCTTGACGAAATCGGCGACATGCCGGCGGAGTTGCAAACACGTTTATTGCGTGTGCTGTCGGACAAGAATTATTATCGCGTTGGAGGGCATCAGCCGATTAAAACTAATGTACGCATTATTGCTGCCACGCACCAGAATCTGGATGAGCGGGTAAAAGAAGGTCTATTTCGCGAAGATTTATTTCACCGCCTCAATGTCATCCGCCTGCGTCTGCCTCCACTGCGTGAACGGCGCGTGGATATCCCCTTGTTGGCAAAATATTTTTTACAGAAAAAAGCAGGTGAACTTGCTGTCGAACAAAAGACCTTTAGCGAGGACACACTGAACTATCTTGCAACACAGAATTTTCCCGGTAATGTGCGGCAACTGGAAAACCTCTGCCATTGGCTCACTGTCATGACACCTTCACAACAGATAGAAATTGCCGACCTGCCACTTGAATTGCGCGAGGCACCCGCTGTCACTGGCGCCCCGCCCGACGATTGGCGTTGCGAGTTAGGTCTACAGGTCGCGCTTGCATTGCAACGTGGTGATCAAAATATACTAAGCAGTTTAAACCAGCAGTTCGAACGCACACTGATCACTCAGGCATTGAAGCACACCGATGGCAGGCGCATAGAAGCCGCTACCCTTCTGGGCATGGGGCGCAACACGATGACACGTAAGATTCAGGAATTTGGATTGGATCAGTAA